In Agrobacterium tumefaciens, a single genomic region encodes these proteins:
- a CDS encoding acyl carrier protein has translation MNATIREILAKFGQLPTPIDTIADEADLYAAGLSSFASVQLMLGIEEAFDIEFPDNLLNRKSFASIKAIEDTVKIILDGKEAA, from the coding sequence ATGAATGCGACTATTCGTGAAATACTGGCAAAATTCGGCCAGCTTCCTACCCCCATCGATACGATTGCAGATGAAGCCGATCTTTATGCGGCAGGCCTTTCTTCCTTTGCGTCGGTACAACTGATGCTGGGAATTGAAGAAGCTTTCGACATCGAATTCCCTGACAACCTGCTGAACCGCAAGTCCTTCGCCAGCATCAAGGCCATTGAAGACACCGTTAAGATCATTCTGGATGGTAAAGAGGCTGCCTGA
- a CDS encoding acyl-CoA dehydrogenase family protein, whose protein sequence is MNVTVAPQDETLSARAGRVATIAAKHADEVDVTGRFPQEAVDALRQERLLGIQVPSSLGGEGASVQEIADICARLGQACSATAMIFAMHHIKLSSLVEHGVESTWHPGFMRRVAGEQLLLGSATTEGGIGGNLRNSICAIEVEGDSCRLEKDATVISYGSNADAILITSRAHKDAAPADQVMTVFLKNQYTLEKTHVWDTLGMRGTCSDGFLFRGEAPAAQIFPKPFAEIAAQSMLASSHLLWSAVWYGIASDAVLRAQSFIRAAARKSPGTAPPGAIRLAEVSTKLQVVKSNIIAGIKAYEDTKSDPEKLMSMAFAVAMNNVKICSSETILEIIDHAMLVCGIMGYKNGTPYSLGRHLRDAHSARLMISNDRILGNSANLLLVHKQDTSLLG, encoded by the coding sequence ATGAACGTGACCGTAGCGCCGCAGGATGAAACTCTGTCCGCGCGCGCGGGCCGTGTCGCGACCATTGCCGCAAAGCATGCGGACGAGGTGGATGTCACCGGCCGCTTCCCGCAGGAAGCCGTCGATGCCTTGCGGCAGGAACGCCTGCTGGGCATTCAGGTGCCCTCCTCGCTCGGCGGCGAAGGCGCGTCCGTTCAGGAGATCGCCGATATCTGCGCCCGGCTTGGCCAGGCCTGTTCGGCAACCGCGATGATTTTCGCCATGCACCACATCAAGCTCTCCAGCCTTGTGGAACACGGCGTGGAGAGCACCTGGCATCCGGGCTTCATGCGCCGCGTTGCCGGCGAACAGCTTCTGCTTGGCTCCGCCACCACGGAAGGCGGCATTGGCGGCAATCTGCGCAACTCCATCTGCGCGATCGAAGTCGAAGGCGATAGCTGCCGGCTGGAAAAGGATGCCACCGTCATTTCTTATGGTAGCAATGCCGATGCGATCCTCATCACCTCGCGCGCCCACAAGGATGCCGCGCCCGCCGATCAGGTGATGACCGTATTCCTGAAAAATCAGTACACGCTCGAAAAGACCCATGTCTGGGATACGCTCGGCATGCGTGGCACCTGTTCGGATGGCTTCCTGTTCCGCGGCGAAGCGCCGGCGGCGCAGATTTTCCCGAAGCCTTTCGCGGAAATCGCTGCACAATCCATGCTTGCAAGCTCGCATCTCCTGTGGAGCGCCGTCTGGTATGGCATCGCCTCCGACGCAGTGCTGCGCGCCCAATCCTTCATCAGAGCCGCGGCGCGCAAATCGCCCGGCACCGCCCCTCCGGGCGCTATCCGCCTTGCAGAGGTTTCCACCAAGCTACAGGTGGTCAAATCCAACATCATCGCCGGCATCAAGGCTTACGAGGACACCAAGAGCGATCCCGAAAAGCTGATGTCGATGGCGTTTGCGGTGGCCATGAACAATGTAAAAATCTGCTCTTCGGAAACCATTCTTGAGATCATCGACCATGCCATGCTGGTCTGCGGCATCATGGGCTACAAGAACGGCACGCCCTATAGTCTTGGCCGGCACCTGCGCGACGCGCACTCTGCCCGGCTGATGATTTCCAACGACCGCATTCTCGGCAATTCCGCCAATCTCCTGCTGGTTCACAAGCAGGACACCAGCCTCTTGGGATAA